One window from the genome of Oryctolagus cuniculus chromosome 1, mOryCun1.1, whole genome shotgun sequence encodes:
- the CLDN25 gene encoding putative claudin-25 has translation MAWSFCGKVQLGGLLLSLFGWVCSCVSTALPQWKTLNLELNEMETWIMGLWEACVTQEEVATVCKAFESFLSLPLELQVSRILMVASHVLGLLGLLLSACGLECFQFHKMKWVCKRQLCLLGGTLEVSASATTLFPVSWVAYGTIRDFWDDSVPEIVPRWEFGDALFLGWAAGVGLALGGLLLIFSACLGKEDVPSPWLAGPTAPPLCAPMQDSDGSFHLTPRPRSLVI, from the coding sequence ATGGCCTGGAGCTTCTGTGGCAAAGTCCAGCTTGGAGGActgctgctctctctctttggctgGGTCTGCTCATGCGTCAGCACCGCCCTGCCCCAGTGGAAGACTCTCAATCTGGAACTGAACGAGATGGAGACCTGGATCATGGGGCTCTGGGAGGCCTGCGTGACTCAGGAGGAGGTCGCCACTGTGTGCAAGGCCTTTGAGTCCTTCCTGTCTCTGCCCCTGGAGCTCCAGGTATCCCGCATCCTCATGGTAGCCTCCCACGTGCTGGGACTGCTGGggcttctcctctctgcctgtgggTTGGAATGCTTCCAGTTTCACAAGATGAAATGGGtttgcaagaggcagctttgcCTTTTGGGAGGGACCTTGGAGGTATCAGCTTCAGCCACCACCCTCTTTCCAGTCTCCTGGGTGGCCTACGGCACGATCCGAGACTTCTGGGATGACAGTGTGCCTGAGATTGTGCCTCGGTGGGAGTTTGGAGATGCCCTcttcctgggctgggctgctggggttGGCCTTGCTCTTGGTGGACTACTCCTCATCTTCTCAGCCTGCCTGGGGAAAGAAGATGTACCTTCTCCCTGGCTGGCTGGGCCCACAGCCCCTCCACTCTGTGCTCCCATGCAGGACTCAGACGGCTCCTTCCACCTCACACCAAGACCTAGGAGCCTGGTCATCTAG